In Janthinobacterium sp. 67, a genomic segment contains:
- a CDS encoding NF038120 family PEP-CTERM protein, with protein sequence MNRLSHARVSPATANLPATRGRTTVLAALATLSVLASAPALADVLTFDSLRPDVYESGQTLNTSSYNLLFLADPTTAAGGGVSGVGAILDGRVGSSCDIAACPQGATGNYLAILNDGGVNFARADRQAFSLAGFDYSFIAPVSGLPNMQWGQLQLSGTLSNGQVVSTSLAFPGQGSDGNYHFQSASLLGGFSNYSFTGLTFNACIFNDTGACSNSIDFPAFNQGQFALDNINVSAVPEPSTYMLLLAGLGAIGMLSRRRAVKFAPSNVQGA encoded by the coding sequence ATGAATCGTCTATCACATGCGCGGGTATCGCCCGCCACCGCCAATCTGCCCGCTACCCGCGGCCGCACCACCGTCCTGGCCGCGCTGGCCACCTTGTCCGTGCTGGCCTCGGCACCGGCCTTGGCCGATGTCCTGACCTTCGACTCGCTGCGCCCCGACGTGTATGAAAGCGGCCAGACGCTCAATACGTCGAGCTACAACCTGCTGTTCCTGGCCGATCCGACGACGGCGGCCGGCGGCGGCGTCAGCGGCGTGGGCGCCATCCTCGATGGCCGCGTGGGTTCGTCGTGCGATATCGCCGCCTGCCCGCAGGGCGCCACCGGCAACTACCTGGCCATCCTCAACGATGGCGGTGTGAATTTCGCGCGTGCCGACCGCCAGGCGTTCAGCCTGGCCGGTTTCGACTATTCCTTCATCGCGCCCGTCTCCGGCTTGCCCAACATGCAGTGGGGCCAGCTGCAGCTGAGCGGCACCCTCAGCAACGGCCAGGTGGTCAGCACCTCGCTGGCGTTTCCGGGCCAGGGCAGCGACGGCAATTACCATTTCCAGAGCGCATCCCTGCTGGGCGGCTTCAGCAACTATTCCTTCACGGGCCTGACCTTCAACGCCTGCATTTTCAATGACACTGGCGCTTGCAGCAATTCCATCGACTTCCCCGCCTTTAACCAGGGCCAGTTCGCGCTCGACAATATCAACGTCAGCGCCGTGCCGGAACCGTCGACCTACATGCTGCTGCTGGCCGGCCTGGGCGCCATCGGCATGCTGTCGCGCCGCCGCGCCGTCAAGTTTGCCCCTTCCAACGTGCAAGGAGCGTGA
- a CDS encoding AIM24 family protein — protein MPVYQQINEKMLEVKLGNEEVFARRGAMVSYQGDVAFSRSFLAGQGVQSLAMRAVTNEGYAMMSARGTGSVFYAQGGLFVTIVPVRGDTFYVESDSLLAFDARLTAGTMFLGNQGGVQGVVRGMASGQGLFTTTLQGTGEVAILSDGNAIGLPVTPDVPVFVDPQAYIGHTGQLSSTIVTDLNWKTFVGQASGESYQVKFTGQGTVYIQASER, from the coding sequence ATGCCTGTCTATCAGCAGATCAATGAAAAGATGCTTGAGGTCAAACTCGGCAATGAAGAAGTGTTCGCGCGCAGGGGCGCCATGGTGTCGTACCAGGGCGACGTGGCGTTCAGCCGCTCCTTCCTGGCCGGCCAGGGCGTGCAAAGCCTGGCCATGCGCGCCGTCACGAACGAAGGCTACGCCATGATGTCGGCGCGCGGTACGGGCAGCGTGTTTTACGCGCAGGGCGGCCTGTTCGTCACCATCGTCCCCGTGCGCGGCGACACGTTTTACGTGGAAAGCGATTCCCTGCTGGCCTTCGATGCGCGCCTGACGGCCGGCACCATGTTCCTCGGCAACCAGGGCGGCGTGCAGGGCGTGGTGCGCGGCATGGCCTCGGGCCAGGGCTTGTTTACCACCACTTTGCAAGGCACGGGCGAAGTGGCGATTTTGTCGGACGGCAACGCCATCGGCTTGCCCGTCACGCCGGACGTGCCCGTGTTTGTCGACCCGCAAGCGTATATCGGCCACACGGGGCAGTTGAGCTCGACCATCGTCACGGACTTGAACTGGAAAACTTTCGTCGGCCAGGCGTCCGGCGAATCGTACCAGGTGAAGTTCACGGGCCAGGGCACGGTCTACATCCAAGCGAGCGAAAGGTAA
- a CDS encoding flavin reductase family protein translates to MKNYHKEDYPVADIRRFLEPGPVVLVSSTWQGESDVMTMAWHMPMELTPSLLGCFISDANHSYEMIKRSMECVINLPTADMVDQVVAIGNCSGEDTDKFMAFGLTPQPAEQVGAPLIAECYANFECKLAQVAGNPKGGFFIFECVKAHVATSPKLPETLHYRGNGEFMVSGRTISRKSLMKPEML, encoded by the coding sequence ATGAAAAATTACCACAAAGAAGATTATCCCGTCGCCGATATCCGGCGCTTCCTCGAACCGGGGCCCGTGGTGCTCGTCAGTTCAACGTGGCAGGGCGAAAGCGACGTCATGACCATGGCCTGGCACATGCCGATGGAATTGACGCCATCCTTGCTCGGCTGCTTCATTTCCGATGCGAACCACAGCTATGAAATGATCAAGCGCAGCATGGAGTGCGTGATCAACCTGCCCACGGCCGACATGGTCGACCAGGTCGTTGCCATCGGCAATTGCAGCGGCGAAGACACGGACAAATTCATGGCCTTCGGCCTGACGCCGCAGCCAGCCGAACAGGTAGGCGCGCCCCTGATCGCCGAATGCTACGCCAACTTCGAATGCAAGCTGGCCCAGGTGGCGGGCAATCCGAAGGGCGGCTTCTTCATCTTCGAGTGCGTGAAAGCCCACGTGGCCACCTCGCCCAAGCTGCCGGAAACCCTGCACTACCGTGGCAACGGCGAGTTCATGGTATCGGGCCGCACCATCAGCCGCAAGAGCTTGATGAAACCTGAGATGTTGTAA
- a CDS encoding head GIN domain-containing protein: MRPLFLLSVLSLACLSTLAHADEQTRTVAAFNAIDIRGPISIEVESGKEQSLLLRGDQKFLSGVITEVVDGELKISMKDKDIKKTEGDPRVIITMPTLRKLIAEGAGEKILTKLNGPRVDISYKGAGRLAADGQVDWLRLKAQGVGEVDTKALLAKNVDVNFDGIGSVKVYSSGELNAVVRGMGELTYYGKPKIVHKSIAGIGSVNAAK, encoded by the coding sequence ATGCGTCCTCTGTTCCTGTTGTCAGTCCTGTCCCTCGCCTGCCTCTCGACCCTCGCGCATGCCGACGAGCAAACCCGCACGGTAGCCGCCTTCAACGCCATCGACATCCGCGGCCCCATCAGCATCGAAGTGGAATCGGGCAAGGAGCAAAGCCTGCTGCTGCGCGGCGACCAGAAATTCCTCAGCGGCGTCATTACGGAAGTGGTCGATGGCGAGCTGAAAATTTCCATGAAGGACAAGGATATCAAGAAGACCGAGGGCGACCCGCGCGTCATCATCACCATGCCCACCTTGCGCAAGCTGATCGCGGAAGGCGCGGGCGAAAAGATATTGACCAAACTCAATGGCCCAAGAGTCGACATCAGCTACAAGGGCGCGGGCCGCCTGGCCGCCGATGGCCAGGTCGACTGGCTGCGCCTGAAGGCGCAAGGCGTGGGCGAAGTGGATACGAAAGCCTTGCTGGCGAAAAACGTCGACGTCAATTTCGACGGCATCGGCTCCGTCAAGGTGTATTCCTCGGGCGAATTGAACGCCGTCGTGCGCGGCATGGGCGAACTGACCTATTACGGCAAGCCGAAGATCGTGCACAAGTCGATCGCCGGCATCGGCAGCGTCAATGCCGCCAAATAA
- a CDS encoding response regulator transcription factor, which produces MTPIRVMLVDDHPVVRTGYRRLLEQGGDIAVVAEAGNGETAYGLYQEHAPDVCVTDLSMPGIGGLELLRKLLARDAGARVLVFSMHDTPQLIARAFDGGACGFVSKQADPEHLVDAVRAAHIGRRYLDPHSAPGVLQGTARMEAERLSSLSQREFEIFRLLAEGRSAADCARLLHVSSKTVANHQTCIKEKLDVPGPAALVHLALRNGVIEHVHP; this is translated from the coding sequence ATGACCCCGATCCGCGTGATGCTGGTGGACGACCACCCGGTGGTGCGCACCGGTTACCGGCGATTGCTGGAACAAGGCGGCGACATCGCCGTCGTGGCCGAGGCGGGCAATGGCGAGACGGCGTATGGTTTGTACCAGGAACACGCGCCCGACGTCTGCGTGACGGATTTGTCCATGCCCGGCATCGGCGGCCTGGAATTGCTGCGCAAGCTGCTCGCCCGCGATGCCGGCGCCCGGGTGCTCGTCTTCAGCATGCACGACACGCCGCAGCTGATCGCGCGCGCGTTTGACGGCGGCGCTTGCGGCTTCGTCAGCAAGCAGGCCGATCCGGAACACCTGGTCGACGCCGTGCGCGCCGCGCACATTGGCCGGCGCTACCTGGACCCGCACAGCGCGCCCGGTGTGCTGCAAGGCACGGCCCGCATGGAGGCGGAACGCTTGAGCAGTTTGAGCCAGCGCGAATTCGAAATCTTCCGCCTGCTGGCCGAAGGCCGCAGCGCCGCCGACTGCGCCCGCCTGCTACACGTGAGCAGCAAGACGGTGGCCAACCACCAGACCTGCATCAAGGAAAAGCTTGACGTGCCCGGCCCCGCCGCCTTGGTCCATCTTGCATTACGCAACGGGGTCATCGAACACGTCCACCCTTAA
- a CDS encoding AIM24 family protein: MTIYNPDTLPKNDNLNRFSYVIDVKEQIFIRKGKMIAFYGELRFEAMGSSVLDLIVRNAFNAPKYVHHFVVAQGQGQLILGDNGNDLACYDLDNANMTIRAKNLLGFTKDVICQESTLPGYLTMIGTGKVIASSNGPVHFLELPCRVDEQAVLGWADCPSPSYHYDYAHVQGWASAAGALTGFTLSGEEKQIDFTGAGTVLVQSSELDVTDSSALANLLAQLPMLGKEDLGTLSLSVQQQMKDSR; this comes from the coding sequence ATGACGATTTACAACCCCGATACCTTGCCGAAGAACGATAACCTGAACCGCTTTTCGTATGTCATCGACGTCAAGGAACAGATCTTCATTCGCAAGGGCAAGATGATCGCCTTCTATGGCGAGCTGCGCTTCGAAGCCATGGGCAGCAGCGTGCTCGACCTGATCGTGCGCAACGCCTTCAATGCGCCGAAATACGTGCACCACTTTGTCGTCGCGCAAGGGCAGGGGCAATTGATTTTGGGCGACAACGGCAACGACCTGGCGTGCTACGACCTGGACAACGCCAACATGACCATCCGGGCGAAAAACCTGCTGGGTTTCACGAAGGATGTGATTTGCCAGGAATCGACCTTGCCCGGCTACCTGACGATGATAGGCACCGGTAAAGTGATTGCCTCGTCGAACGGCCCCGTGCATTTCCTCGAGTTGCCGTGCCGCGTGGACGAGCAGGCCGTGCTGGGCTGGGCCGATTGCCCCAGCCCTTCGTATCACTACGATTACGCCCACGTGCAGGGTTGGGCCTCGGCCGCCGGCGCACTCACGGGCTTTACCCTGTCGGGCGAGGAAAAGCAGATCGACTTCACGGGCGCCGGCACGGTGCTGGTGCAGTCATCCGAGCTGGACGTGACGGACAGCTCCGCCCTGGCCAACCTGCTGGCGCAATTGCCGATGCTGGGCAAGGAAGATCTGGGTACCTTGAGCCTTTCCGTCCAGCAGCAGATGAAGGACAGTCGTTAA
- a CDS encoding histidine kinase has protein sequence MEHHQLAGNGRSGTRPARRILVCCALALAFFLLAARLDLAERVSYALGRHEHWQLDELALSLLLLALALAGFAIRRGRQVALLLAQNRALTQRLLRAQEEERCALARELHDEVGQDCTAIRAAASYILRARDGDQANVQACAASIARSSEALHAMVRTMLRRLRPPVLDSLGLEAALQALCGSWAQQHGIACHFAPHAIPADLDDGTATAIYRLVQEGLTNVARHAGADRATVELRADAHGLLHLAIEDNGQGLHPDKTPADGFGMLGMRERVAGLRGHIRWISALGNGLRIEVAMPLAAGAA, from the coding sequence ATGGAACACCATCAACTGGCCGGCAACGGCCGCTCAGGCACGCGGCCGGCACGGCGCATCCTCGTGTGCTGCGCGCTGGCGCTGGCTTTTTTCCTGCTGGCCGCCAGGCTGGACCTGGCCGAACGGGTTAGTTACGCGCTCGGGCGCCACGAACACTGGCAACTCGACGAACTGGCCCTGAGCCTGCTGCTGCTGGCGCTGGCGCTGGCCGGCTTTGCCATACGGCGCGGACGCCAGGTGGCATTGCTGCTGGCGCAAAACCGCGCCCTCACGCAGCGCCTGCTGCGCGCGCAGGAAGAGGAGCGTTGCGCCTTGGCGCGCGAGCTGCACGATGAAGTGGGACAAGACTGCACGGCCATCCGCGCCGCCGCCAGCTACATCCTGCGCGCGCGCGACGGCGATCAGGCGAACGTGCAGGCGTGCGCGGCCAGCATCGCCCGCTCGTCGGAAGCGCTGCATGCGATGGTGCGCACCATGCTGCGCCGGCTGCGCCCGCCCGTGCTCGACAGCCTGGGCCTGGAGGCTGCCCTGCAGGCGCTGTGCGGCAGCTGGGCCCAGCAGCACGGCATCGCCTGCCATTTCGCGCCGCATGCCATTCCCGCCGACCTCGACGACGGCACGGCCACCGCCATCTACCGCCTGGTGCAGGAAGGCTTGACGAACGTGGCGCGCCACGCGGGCGCCGACCGGGCCACGGTGGAATTGCGCGCCGATGCGCACGGCTTGCTGCACCTGGCCATCGAAGACAATGGCCAGGGTTTGCATCCGGACAAAACGCCGGCGGATGGCTTCGGCATGCTGGGCATGCGCGAAAGAGTGGCCGGCTTGCGCGGCCATATCCGCTGGATCAGCGCGCTGGGCAACGGCTTGCGCATCGAAGTGGCGATGCCGCTGGCGGCCGGTGCGGCATGA
- a CDS encoding S8 family serine peptidase: protein MKLRPVSLGILLLAASLAQAAQAQERRSYIVQLVDKPAATYTGQVDGLAATKPAPGTRINVGAADVQAYLSYLDTRQAAVAGTVSAAEITHQYSVVFNGFSALLTDDEVRALKKNSGVASISADSILQLDTSYTPTFLGLDKPGGLWEQLGGKAHAGEDIIIGIVDSGIWPENTAFADRLDENGVPSHSGSNVVYGAPPASWQGTCQTGEGFSAENCNNKLIGARYYRASTSALHWTEFLSPRDSVAGLTGHGGHGTHTASTAGGNNGALATSNGVSLGKASGMAPRARIAAYKVCWTAASTGRNGCATADSVAAIDQAVKDGVNVINFSIGPNAGGGAFDEPTEVAFLGAAAAGVFVATSGGNSGPSTPAPDVPAPVSHISPWLATVANSTHNRLYAGNVILSNGTRLEGASSNAKTPALPLIRSRDAGLAGVSPTDLNLLRCFGGADATSAYLDPAKVAGKILVCDRGGNVLVNKSANARTAGAAGVVIANVAGGANTIINQAHTLSTVHLAQAQGDALKAFMASNPDGTAALGEIHTIADTTVQAPIVSDRSSRGPNVANANILKPDLSAPGTNILAGVTADLTPAQRDAVAAGGVAPVAEWDFYSGTSMASPHVAGVAALLKQQHPGWSPAAIKSALMTTAFSTYPDGLNGSVSWDATAKNSGQLPWGQGAGHIAPNSAADPGLVYDVSEIDYARFLCGLNLKVYSPATCQAVGTIPAYNLNLASLTAANVLGTQVLTRTVTNVGASSAVYNVSASLPGYTVAVTPTSLSLAPGAKGQYQVKLTRTTAPANTWTYGALSWTDGTHTVRSPLTARGTSLAAIPLVSSEAATGSKVLTLGTGFTGALVGVKSGLVEAVRQTRTIGQAVTGAAASAACKAGGATGVNVHNVVVPAGTLAARFATYDTETTGGANTDMDMEVYNAANVLVGSSGNESSNEQVELRLPAAGTYKVCVIGFAPQNGQADYTLSSWVLAPGLNNGSFKALMPGTAFMGGTASVSLSWSNLAEGKRHLGAVGYQVAGVVQGVTVVEVNTNDPVPLFQNARGAKPVLAE from the coding sequence ATGAAACTACGTCCCGTCTCTCTTGGCATCCTCCTGCTGGCCGCCAGCCTGGCGCAAGCGGCGCAGGCGCAGGAACGCCGCTCCTACATCGTGCAGCTGGTCGACAAGCCGGCCGCCACCTACACGGGCCAGGTCGACGGCCTGGCCGCCACCAAGCCGGCCCCGGGCACGCGCATCAACGTGGGCGCCGCCGATGTGCAGGCCTACCTGAGCTACCTCGACACCAGGCAGGCCGCCGTTGCCGGCACCGTCAGCGCGGCTGAAATCACGCACCAGTACAGCGTCGTCTTCAACGGCTTTTCCGCCTTGCTGACGGACGATGAAGTGCGGGCCCTGAAGAAAAACAGCGGCGTGGCCAGCATCAGCGCCGACTCCATCCTGCAGCTCGACACCAGCTACACGCCCACCTTCCTGGGCCTGGACAAGCCGGGCGGCCTGTGGGAACAACTGGGCGGCAAGGCGCACGCGGGCGAAGACATCATCATCGGCATCGTCGACAGCGGCATCTGGCCCGAGAACACGGCCTTTGCCGACCGTCTCGACGAGAACGGCGTGCCCAGCCACAGCGGCAGCAACGTCGTGTACGGCGCGCCACCGGCCAGCTGGCAAGGCACTTGCCAGACGGGCGAAGGTTTTAGCGCCGAGAATTGCAACAACAAGCTGATCGGCGCGCGCTACTACCGCGCCTCCACATCGGCGCTGCACTGGACGGAATTCCTGTCGCCGCGCGATTCCGTCGCCGGGCTGACGGGGCACGGCGGCCATGGCACGCACACGGCGTCCACGGCCGGCGGCAACAATGGCGCCCTGGCCACCTCGAACGGCGTGTCGCTGGGCAAGGCCTCGGGCATGGCGCCGCGCGCCCGCATCGCCGCCTATAAAGTATGCTGGACGGCCGCATCGACGGGCCGCAACGGTTGCGCCACGGCCGACAGCGTGGCCGCCATCGACCAGGCGGTCAAGGATGGCGTCAACGTCATCAACTTCTCCATCGGCCCGAACGCGGGCGGCGGCGCCTTCGACGAACCGACGGAAGTCGCCTTCCTCGGCGCGGCGGCGGCCGGCGTGTTTGTCGCCACGTCCGGCGGCAATTCCGGCCCATCCACGCCGGCGCCCGACGTGCCGGCGCCCGTCTCGCACATCAGCCCGTGGCTGGCGACGGTGGCCAATTCCACCCACAACCGCCTGTACGCAGGCAATGTCATCCTCAGCAACGGCACCAGGCTGGAAGGCGCATCGAGCAATGCGAAGACGCCGGCGCTGCCGCTGATCCGCTCGCGCGACGCGGGCCTGGCCGGCGTGTCGCCGACGGACCTCAATTTGCTGCGCTGCTTCGGCGGGGCCGATGCCACCTCCGCTTATCTGGACCCGGCGAAAGTGGCGGGCAAGATACTCGTGTGCGACCGTGGCGGCAACGTGCTGGTCAACAAGAGCGCGAATGCCAGGACGGCGGGCGCGGCGGGCGTGGTCATCGCCAACGTGGCCGGCGGCGCCAACACCATCATCAACCAGGCGCATACGCTGTCGACGGTCCACCTGGCGCAGGCGCAGGGCGACGCGCTGAAGGCTTTCATGGCGTCCAATCCGGACGGCACGGCGGCATTGGGCGAAATCCATACGATCGCCGACACGACGGTGCAGGCGCCTATCGTCAGCGACCGTTCCTCGCGCGGGCCGAACGTGGCCAACGCGAACATCCTCAAACCCGACCTGTCGGCGCCCGGCACCAACATCCTCGCCGGCGTGACGGCCGACCTGACCCCGGCGCAGCGCGATGCCGTGGCGGCCGGCGGCGTGGCGCCCGTGGCGGAGTGGGATTTCTATTCCGGCACCTCGATGGCTAGCCCGCACGTGGCCGGCGTGGCGGCCCTGCTCAAGCAGCAGCATCCGGGCTGGTCGCCCGCGGCCATCAAGTCGGCGCTGATGACGACGGCGTTCAGCACGTATCCCGATGGCTTGAACGGTTCCGTGTCGTGGGATGCCACGGCGAAGAATTCGGGCCAGCTGCCATGGGGCCAGGGCGCCGGCCACATCGCGCCGAACAGCGCGGCCGATCCCGGCCTCGTGTACGACGTGTCGGAAATCGACTATGCGCGCTTCCTGTGCGGCCTGAACCTGAAGGTCTACAGTCCCGCCACGTGCCAGGCCGTCGGCACCATTCCTGCCTACAACCTGAACCTGGCGTCGCTGACGGCGGCCAACGTGCTGGGCACGCAAGTGCTGACGCGCACGGTGACCAACGTGGGCGCCAGCAGCGCCGTCTACAACGTCTCGGCCAGCCTGCCCGGCTACACGGTGGCGGTGACGCCAACGAGCTTGAGCCTGGCGCCGGGCGCCAAGGGCCAGTACCAGGTCAAGCTGACGCGCACCACGGCGCCGGCCAATACCTGGACCTACGGCGCCCTGAGCTGGACGGATGGCACGCACACGGTGCGCAGCCCGCTGACGGCGCGCGGCACCTCGCTGGCCGCCATTCCGCTCGTCAGCAGCGAAGCGGCCACGGGCAGCAAGGTGCTGACCCTGGGCACGGGCTTCACGGGCGCGCTGGTCGGCGTCAAGTCGGGTCTCGTCGAAGCCGTGCGCCAGACGCGCACGATCGGCCAGGCGGTGACGGGCGCTGCCGCATCGGCTGCCTGCAAGGCGGGCGGCGCGACGGGCGTGAACGTGCACAACGTGGTGGTCCCGGCCGGCACCCTGGCGGCGCGCTTTGCCACCTACGACACGGAAACGACGGGCGGCGCGAATACCGACATGGACATGGAGGTCTACAACGCCGCCAATGTGCTCGTCGGCAGCAGCGGCAATGAAAGTTCCAATGAGCAGGTGGAACTGCGCCTGCCCGCCGCCGGCACCTATAAGGTGTGCGTGATCGGCTTTGCGCCGCAAAACGGCCAGGCCGACTACACCTTGTCGTCGTGGGTGCTGGCGCCGGGCTTGAACAACGGCAGCTTCAAGGCGCTGATGCCGGGCACGGCCTTCATGGGCGGCACGGCGTCCGTGTCGCTGAGCTGGTCCAACCTGGCCGAAGGCAAGCGCCACTTGGGCGCCGTCGGCTACCAGGTCGCTGGCGTGGTGCAGGGCGTGACGGTGGTCGAGGTCAATACCAATGATCCCGTGCCGCTGTTCCAGAACGCGCGCGGCGCCAAGCCGGTACTGGCTGAGTAA
- a CDS encoding enoyl-CoA hydratase, which produces MTATQDTQDTEAPLVLREEHDGLVTLRLNRPLQFNALSEAMLAALQEAFDAIAQQPHVRCVVLAAEGKAFCAGHDLRQMQATRRLAYYQTLFAQCSRVMQAIQTLPVPVIARVHGIATAAGCQLVASCDLAVAGASARFAVSGINVGLFCATPSVALSRNVSPKRAFDMLVTGRFIDADTAADWGLINETVADAALDDAVARLAQQIMAKSPTAIRYGKQMFYRQRQLPLDDAYAYAGDVMARNMMEEDAEEGVTAFLEKRPPSWAAVK; this is translated from the coding sequence ATGACCGCAACACAAGATACCCAAGATACCGAAGCGCCGCTGGTGCTGCGCGAGGAGCACGACGGCCTCGTCACCCTGCGGCTGAACCGCCCCCTGCAATTCAATGCCCTGTCCGAAGCCATGCTGGCCGCGCTGCAGGAAGCGTTCGATGCCATCGCGCAACAGCCGCACGTGCGCTGCGTCGTGCTGGCCGCCGAAGGCAAGGCTTTTTGCGCGGGTCACGATTTGCGCCAGATGCAAGCCACGCGCCGGCTTGCGTATTATCAAACCCTGTTCGCGCAATGCTCGCGCGTGATGCAAGCCATTCAAACCTTGCCCGTGCCCGTGATTGCCCGCGTGCACGGTATCGCCACGGCGGCCGGCTGCCAATTGGTCGCCAGCTGCGACCTGGCCGTGGCGGGCGCCTCCGCCCGCTTTGCCGTGTCCGGCATCAACGTGGGCCTGTTCTGCGCCACGCCATCGGTCGCCCTGTCGCGCAATGTGTCGCCCAAGCGGGCCTTCGACATGCTGGTGACGGGCCGCTTCATCGACGCCGACACGGCCGCCGACTGGGGCCTGATCAATGAAACGGTGGCCGACGCGGCGCTCGACGACGCCGTGGCGCGCCTGGCGCAGCAGATCATGGCGAAAAGCCCGACGGCCATCCGCTACGGCAAGCAGATGTTCTACCGGCAGCGCCAGCTGCCGCTGGACGATGCATACGCGTATGCGGGCGACGTGATGGCGCGCAATATGATGGAAGAGGATGCGGAAGAAGGCGTGACTGCCTTCCTGGAAAAGCGGCCGCCCAGCTGGGCGGCCGTCAAATAG
- a CDS encoding AIM24 family protein, which yields MTSFRTNTDRLLEVRLQDEKVLAIAGAMVAYTGSIKFEKSLLGGEGIFGALKRKVTNEGMQLMQAGGTGTVFFAQNAAEITVMALAGEKLTIESSSLLAYDTGLKTGTSFAGLRGASSGQGLFSTTVEGHGNLAVISRGNLIMLEVTPAHPLRVDPDAFVGFKGDIRQEFVFDVNWRTMIGQSSGESYQHKFTGQGVVFIQPAER from the coding sequence GTGACCAGTTTCCGCACCAATACCGACCGCCTGCTGGAAGTGCGCCTGCAGGATGAAAAAGTGCTGGCGATTGCCGGCGCGATGGTCGCCTATACGGGCAGCATCAAATTTGAAAAGTCCCTGCTCGGCGGCGAGGGCATCTTTGGCGCGCTCAAGCGCAAGGTGACGAACGAAGGCATGCAGCTGATGCAGGCTGGCGGCACGGGCACCGTGTTTTTCGCGCAGAATGCGGCCGAGATCACCGTCATGGCGCTGGCCGGCGAAAAGCTGACCATCGAAAGCAGCAGCCTGCTGGCCTACGACACGGGCCTGAAGACGGGCACCAGCTTTGCGGGCCTGCGCGGCGCCAGCTCGGGCCAGGGCCTGTTTTCCACCACCGTCGAAGGCCACGGCAACCTGGCCGTCATTTCGCGCGGCAACCTGATCATGCTGGAAGTGACGCCGGCGCACCCGCTGCGCGTGGATCCGGACGCCTTCGTCGGCTTCAAGGGCGATATCCGCCAGGAATTCGTTTTCGACGTCAACTGGCGCACGATGATCGGCCAGAGCTCGGGCGAATCGTACCAGCACAAATTCACAGGCCAGGGCGTGGTGTTCATCCAGCCCGCCGAACGTTAA